The genomic window AACAACTCAGCAGCAATATATTGAAAGCGAACATTTGATGAAATCGCTGCTGGAACAGGAAGGTTTAGTTTCCAGTATTTTGAATAAAGCTGGGATCAACGTCCAGCGAGTGAGAGATTACACTGATGATTTTATCCGCCGTCAACCGAAGGTTTCTGGTGGAAGTTCGGTTTATTGGAGTCGCAGTGTTGATACTTTGTTAGATAGAGCAGATAATTATCGGAAAGAATTTCAAGATGAATTTATTTCGATCGAACATTTGTTCTTAGGTTTTGCACAGGACGATCGTTTTGGCAAAGCATTATTTCAAGAATTTAAACTAGATGAAGCTAAACTGAAAAATACGATCGCACAAGTCCGAGGTAGTCAAAAAGTGACCGATCAAAATCCAGAAGGAAAATATCAATCATTAGAAAAATACGGTCGTGACCTCACAGACCTAGCAAAAATTGGTAAACTAGACCCAGTAATTGGGCGCGATGATGAAATTCGTCGCACAATTCAAATCCTTTCCCGTCGGACTAAAAATAACCCCGTTTTAATAGGTGAACCTGGGGTAGGAAAAACCGCAATTGTGGAAGGTTTAGCTCAAAGAATTGTCAGTGGAGATGTTCCCCAATCTTTGAAAGATCGGAAATTAATTGCACTAGATATGGGAGCATTAATTGCTGGTGCTAAATATCGGGGAGAATTTGAAGAACGTCTCAAAGCAGTATTAAAAGAAGTTACCGATTCTGAAGGTAATATTATTCTGTTTATTGACGAAATTCACACCGTTGTTGGTGCTGGTGCGACTCAAGGCGCGATGGATGCAGGTAACTTGCTAAAACCAATGTTAGCAAGAGGTGAGTTGCGTTGTATCGGTGCAACAACTTTGGATGAATATCGCAAATATATCGAAAAAGATGCAGCGTTAGAAAGACGTTTCCAACAAGTTTATGTCGATCAACCAACTGTTGAAGATACTGTTTCTATTCTGCGAGGTTTGAAGGAACGTTACGAAGTTCATCACGGGGTTAAGATTTCTGATAGTGCTTTAGTAGCTGCGGCGACGCTTTCTACTCGCTATATTAGCGATCGCTTTTTACCCGATAAGGCGATCGACTTAGTAGATGAAGCTGCTGCAAGGTTGAAGATGGAAATTACATCTAAACCGGAAGAACTCGATGAAGTCGATCGCAAAATCTTACAACTAGAAATGGAAAGATTGTCATTGCAAAAAGAAAGCAATGCAGCTTCTAGAGAAAGGTTGGAAAGATTAGAAAAAGAACTTGCCGATCTCAAAGAAGAACAAAGCACATTAAATGCTCAATGGCAATCTGAGAAAGATGTTATTGTTGAGATTCAGGGGATTAAGGAAGCGATCGATAAAGTTAACCTAGAAGTTCAACAAGCAGAACGGAATTACGATTTAAACCGCGCCGCTGAATTGAAATACGGAAAACTAATCGAACTGCAACACAAATTAGAAGCAGCAGAAACCAGACTTTCCCAAACTCAAAAGAGTGGTAAATCACTCTTGCGAGAAGAAGTAACCGAAGCAGACATTGCCGAAATTATTTCTAAATGGACAGGAATTCCGATCAGTAAACTAGTGGAATCTGAAATGGAAAAACTGCTGCATTTGGAAGATGAATTGCACAAACGAGTAGTCGGACAACATGAAGCAGTAACAGCTGTTGCTGATGCAATTCTCCGTTCTCGCGCAGGTTTAGCCGATCCAAATCGTCCTACTGCAAGCTTTATTTTCCTCGGTCCCACTGGCGTTGGTAAAACCGAATTAGCGAAAGCTTTAGCAGCATATTTATTCGATACCGAAGAAGCTTTGGTGCGAATTGATATGTCTGAATACATGGAGAAACACGCCGTTTCGCGGTTAATTGGTGCGCCTCCAGGGTATGTTGGATATGACGAAGGCGGACAGTTAACAGAAGCAATTCGTCGTCGTCCTTATGCAGTAATCTTGTTTGATGAAATTGAAAAAGCTCATCCAGATGTTTTCAATGTCATGTTGCAAATTTTGGATGATGGACGAGTTACTGATGCTCAAGGTCATACAGTAGACTTCAAGAATACTGTAATTATCATGACAAGTAATATCGGTTCGCAATACATTTTAGATGTTGCTGGCGATGATTCCCGTTATGATGAAATGCGGGCAAGAGTCTTGGAAGCAATGCGAAATAATTTCCGTCCAGAATTCCTTAACCGCATTGATGAACTGATCATCTTTCACGGTTTGAATAAACAAGAATTGCGGCAAATTGTCCAATTGCAAGTGTTAAGGTTGGGAAGAAGATTGAGCGATCGTAAAATGTCTCTCAAACTCTCCGATTCTGCATTAGACTTCTTAGCGGATGTAGGATACGATCCTGTTTATGGCGCACGTCCATTAAAGAGAGCAATTCAAAGAGAGTTAGAAACTCAAATTGCCAAAGCAATTTTGCGCGGTGAATTTACTGATGGCGATACCATCTTTGTAGATGTGGAAAATGAACGTTTGGCGTTTAAGCGTTTACCGCAAGAATTGTTGACAGTTAAATCGAGTTAATTTTTAACTGCTACAATAATAGTACAGAAATTTCCCCATCCGAACTCTCTTGTTCGGGTGGGTTTATAAATAAGGAGATTAAAATGGTTAAAAATAATCAATCTTATAAAGGGCTTTTTATTTCAGATATTGATTGGATAAATAATGCCCGTATCAACTGCTTTCATGGCTTTGATGTGTTTGCTGAGGGGTATTACAATGGCGCAGATATTCTTGTAAACCACGTTATTGAAAACGGTACAGGGCAAGATACTCTTGTTTATCCAATTGTCTTTCTGTATCGGCAGCATTTGGAACTTCGTTTTAAAGAAATTATTCGTGAAGGATGGTTGTTATTAAATGAAGGGCAAGACTTTCGCATAACACATGATTTACAAATATTATGGGGGCAAGTAAAGGAAGTTATTAAAAAGCTTTGGCCGGACGAAGAAAAAACACAAGAAGAAAGTCTTATTGAGCATATAGTTGATGAATTTAGCACGCTTGATCGACAATCATTCTCATTCCGATATCCTGAAGACACACAAGGAAATAATCCCCTGGCTGGCTTACAATATATACATATCAGGCACTTATCCGAGATGATGCAAGAAGCTTATAACTTTCTCTATGGTGTTAGCGCTGCTATTGTTCATTATAGGAGTTTGGCATCAGAATACTCATCAGATTGCTGGTATGAATAGCGATGGAAGCCTCATAGCCGTCGATTAAAACTGTTTTATGACTAAAAAAACCTAGCTAGGGCTTGCTGAATAAAAGTAAAAAGTAACTACCCCCACCAACAGACTTATTCAGCAAGCCCTATATAGTAAACTTGCCCGTGTTTTTGGGCATTCTATCCATAGGTAGATATCAAAAGCCAAGAGTACATTATGGATAGACCTTACACTAGTTTTGTGGAACCCTCTCAAGGGCGTGATGAAGCTTTAGTCTTCTTAAATGGATGGCGAACGAAATACATTCAAAATCAAGATATTTGGTGTACCTCGATTAGAAAAGCAGGATGGAAGGGCTCTATCTACCAGTTATGGTGGGACAGTGGAACCGATGAATATCCCTCTACACCTATCCATTGGGAAATAATTAGAGGAAGGTCTAAAACCATAGCAAAACATTATTTAACTGACTTACTAAGATCCATTCCTGAACAAAAAATATCTCTAATTGCTCACTCTCTTGGTGCTCGGATAATTC from Phormidium ambiguum IAM M-71 includes these protein-coding regions:
- the clpB gene encoding ATP-dependent chaperone ClpB, translating into MQPNNPNQFTEKAWEALARTPDIVKTTQQQYIESEHLMKSLLEQEGLVSSILNKAGINVQRVRDYTDDFIRRQPKVSGGSSVYWSRSVDTLLDRADNYRKEFQDEFISIEHLFLGFAQDDRFGKALFQEFKLDEAKLKNTIAQVRGSQKVTDQNPEGKYQSLEKYGRDLTDLAKIGKLDPVIGRDDEIRRTIQILSRRTKNNPVLIGEPGVGKTAIVEGLAQRIVSGDVPQSLKDRKLIALDMGALIAGAKYRGEFEERLKAVLKEVTDSEGNIILFIDEIHTVVGAGATQGAMDAGNLLKPMLARGELRCIGATTLDEYRKYIEKDAALERRFQQVYVDQPTVEDTVSILRGLKERYEVHHGVKISDSALVAAATLSTRYISDRFLPDKAIDLVDEAAARLKMEITSKPEELDEVDRKILQLEMERLSLQKESNAASRERLERLEKELADLKEEQSTLNAQWQSEKDVIVEIQGIKEAIDKVNLEVQQAERNYDLNRAAELKYGKLIELQHKLEAAETRLSQTQKSGKSLLREEVTEADIAEIISKWTGIPISKLVESEMEKLLHLEDELHKRVVGQHEAVTAVADAILRSRAGLADPNRPTASFIFLGPTGVGKTELAKALAAYLFDTEEALVRIDMSEYMEKHAVSRLIGAPPGYVGYDEGGQLTEAIRRRPYAVILFDEIEKAHPDVFNVMLQILDDGRVTDAQGHTVDFKNTVIIMTSNIGSQYILDVAGDDSRYDEMRARVLEAMRNNFRPEFLNRIDELIIFHGLNKQELRQIVQLQVLRLGRRLSDRKMSLKLSDSALDFLADVGYDPVYGARPLKRAIQRELETQIAKAILRGEFTDGDTIFVDVENERLAFKRLPQELLTVKSS
- a CDS encoding DUF726 domain-containing protein; translated protein: MDRPYTSFVEPSQGRDEALVFLNGWRTKYIQNQDIWCTSIRKAGWKGSIYQLWWDSGTDEYPSTPIHWEIIRGRSKTIAKHYLTDLLRSIPEQKISLIAHSLGARIIHYGLEVPPNTYSKEVNNVILLGGAARTIKWDDLVFNISGKLINFYNCNDQVLNYWFRWGGAYKYSPCGIHPIDSLHSRVKNCDLTALMNTHEHDLERYLWAFSKKIR